A part of Loxodonta africana isolate mLoxAfr1 chromosome 11, mLoxAfr1.hap2, whole genome shotgun sequence genomic DNA contains:
- the AKAIN1 gene encoding A-kinase anchor protein inhibitor 1, protein MLTWAHYWDEQRTDKSTVFCGVLLTVYLGHYRCSYTFTLPSHCIPLPLPVTVSEINVSSFMYVSYFSLGEKAGNEPEEVKLQNASKQIVQNAILQAVQQVSRESRQKEDRTGDNQSSFQLGVGELTKKHEKK, encoded by the coding sequence ATGTTAACCTGGGCACATTACTGGGATGAACAAAGGACAGACAAAAGCACTGTGTTCTGTGGAGTGCTCCTCACAGTTTACCTGGGCCACTATAGATGTTCTTATACTTTTACCCTTCCCTCCCACTGTATTCCCCTACCCCTCCCTGTTACTGTTTCTGAAATTAATGTCTCTTCTTTCATGTACGTTTCCTATTTTTCACTAGGTGAGAAAGCTGGAAATGAGCCTGAAGAGGTGAAGCTGCAGAATGCCAGCAAACAGATCGTGCAGAATGCCATCCTGCAAGCTGTGCAGCAAGTCTCCCGGGAGAGTCGGCAGAAGGAAGACAGAACCGGGGACAACCAGAGCAGCTTCCAGCTGGGTGTGGGGGAATTGACCAAGAAGCATGAGAAGAAGTAA